The following coding sequences are from one Aliarcobacter skirrowii CCUG 10374 window:
- a CDS encoding PAS domain-containing protein — protein MGKTSYKYQLESIEKLAKIGFWELNLKSNELIWSKEIYNIFGLDKNIKPSYELFLDLVYKDDRELVNSAYLKSLEDRKDYSIVHRVELSNKEIKYVKEDCKTIFDENKKALISHGTVQDITELTVAKQKIEQERFALKEQQELLETIFNNTIDGLAIIDKDTNFIKVNKTYCELTGYTQEELLQTSCIALTAPEDIERVKALNEEFIKGNIQNITIDKSCIGKYRKIDSRIFSSWLPDKEHILINMKDLTSDNILKEQAKLFSMKGMLENIAHQWRQPLSIISSIASGINILKKYDKLNSYDFEKDMNLILQQVNYLSNTIEDISNFVVDDKSLESTSLVSILEKSLNIFNPIAKVNSINIVVDFDEDLLLKAYPNELIQSFINILTNSKDALIKQTEDRYIFVSTKSDKDLFIIEIKDSGKGVDKAIINRVFEPYFTTKHQSLGTGIGLSMTHNCINIRHNATIEVANSEYIYNNKKYRGLSTKIYFKK, from the coding sequence ATGGGAAAAACATCATATAAATATCAGCTAGAGTCTATTGAAAAACTAGCAAAAATAGGATTCTGGGAACTTAATTTAAAGAGTAATGAACTTATTTGGTCTAAAGAGATTTATAATATTTTTGGTTTAGATAAAAATATAAAACCAAGTTATGAGTTATTTTTAGATTTAGTTTACAAAGATGATAGAGAGCTTGTAAATAGTGCATATTTAAAATCTTTAGAAGATAGAAAAGATTACTCAATAGTTCACAGAGTAGAGTTAAGCAACAAAGAGATTAAATATGTAAAAGAGGATTGTAAAACAATTTTTGATGAGAATAAAAAAGCTTTAATATCACATGGAACAGTTCAAGATATTACAGAATTAACAGTTGCAAAACAAAAAATAGAGCAAGAGAGATTTGCTTTAAAAGAGCAACAAGAGCTTTTAGAAACAATATTTAACAATACAATAGATGGTTTAGCAATAATAGACAAAGATACAAATTTTATTAAAGTAAATAAAACTTATTGTGAATTAACAGGATATACTCAAGAAGAGCTTTTGCAAACATCTTGTATTGCTTTAACTGCACCTGAAGATATTGAAAGAGTAAAAGCACTAAATGAAGAGTTTATAAAAGGAAATATTCAAAATATAACTATTGATAAATCTTGTATTGGAAAATATAGAAAAATTGATTCTAGGATTTTTTCATCTTGGTTACCAGACAAAGAGCATATTTTGATTAATATGAAAGATTTAACAAGTGATAACATATTAAAAGAACAAGCTAAACTTTTTTCAATGAAAGGTATGTTGGAGAATATTGCACATCAATGGAGACAACCTTTAAGTATTATAAGCTCGATTGCAAGTGGCATAAATATATTGAAAAAATATGATAAGCTAAATAGTTATGACTTTGAAAAAGATATGAATCTTATTTTACAACAGGTAAATTATCTATCAAATACAATAGAAGATATTAGCAATTTTGTAGTTGATGATAAGAGTTTAGAATCTACTAGTTTAGTATCTATTTTAGAAAAGAGTTTAAATATTTTTAATCCAATTGCAAAGGTGAATAGTATTAATATAGTGGTTGATTTTGATGAAGATTTGCTTTTAAAAGCCTATCCAAATGAGTTGATTCAATCTTTTATAAATATTTTGACAAATTCAAAAGATGCTTTAATAAAACAGACAGAAGATAGATATATATTTGTAAGTACAAAAAGTGATAAAGATTTGTTTATAATAGAGATAAAAGATAGCGGAAAAGGTGTAGATAAAGCCATTATTAATAGAGTTTTTGAACCATATTTTACAACAAAACATCAAAGTTTAGGTACAGGAATAGGTCTATCTATGACTCATAATTGTATTAATATAAGACATAATGCAACTATAGAAGTAGCAAATAGTGAATATATTTATAATAATAAAAAATATAGAGGCTTAAGTACAAAAATCTACTTTAAAAAGTAG
- a CDS encoding efflux RND transporter permease subunit, protein MIAKFFIFRPIFAWVISLIIMISGVVSLYLLPVEQYPDIAPPQINIFATYTGASAQTVENSVTQIIEQQLTGLDGMLYFSSSSSSSGRSRISIVFNQGVNPDIAQVQVQNKVEQILSKLPDDVQRQGVRVYKSQTDFLMLASVYDSTGKANRTDISDFLVSNLQDSIARIEGVGEVTVYGGQYAMRIWLDPYKLEKYNLIPLDIQNAINAQNSQASAGRLGAMPTLDNQQLSVTVTARSMFENVDEFENIILKTSLDGSSVKIKDVARVEIGAQSYNNVTALNGYPASGISIQLASGANAVSTSKKVKEFLQNAQTFFPEGYKVAYPRDTTLFIQASINEVVKTLIEAIILVVFVMFLFLKNFRATLIPAIAVPVVILGTFAILNILGFTINTLTMFALVLAIGLLVDDAIVVVENVERNMKELGLSAKEATIISMQEVTSALIGITTVLSVVFLPMAFFGGSTGVIYQQFSVTIISSMVLSVIVALTLTPALCATILKPHSEKSSGFIFKFNQYFETFTKKYTSWIEKIIKLPKRWAIFYLIIVVVASYIFIKLPTSFLPKEDQGSLMVQYTLPVGAVASRTVDVANIIRDYFLNEEKEALNTIFTISGFSSRSSGQNVGTAFISLKSWDERNSKELHVDSISKRAMMAFNNPNSKYFIRDARVFTINPSVIQGLGSSDGFEFQLLASSNISREELRDVKDAILQEAKTNSNINSVRADGTEESPQLKISYDVQKALSLGLNLRDIDTTLSAAWGGIYVNDYIDRNRIKRVYIQGDAPFRSAPEDLYKWKVRNSAGTMTPFSEFSKFSWEYGPEELTRFNGFMSYEIQGSAATGISSGVAMSEMEKIANKNANGTMYAYSGSSYQEKIASNQSLLLYAISLLVVFLCLAALYESWSVPFSVLLVVPLGVLGVVLAVYFRDLSNDVYFQVALLAVMGLASKNAILIVEFINSAYKNGMNLVEASILGAKLRLRPIIMTSLAFIAGIIPLAISSGAGANSRIAIGTAILGGTLSATILAIFFVPLFYIFIKSIFKKEAKDV, encoded by the coding sequence ATGATTGCAAAATTTTTTATATTTAGACCTATTTTTGCTTGGGTAATTTCACTTATTATTATGATAAGTGGTGTTGTAAGTCTTTATCTTCTTCCAGTTGAACAGTATCCAGATATTGCACCACCTCAAATAAATATTTTTGCAACTTACACAGGAGCATCTGCTCAAACTGTTGAAAATAGTGTAACTCAAATAATAGAACAACAACTAACAGGTCTTGATGGAATGTTATATTTTTCTTCAAGTTCAAGTTCATCTGGAAGATCAAGAATAAGCATAGTTTTTAATCAAGGAGTTAATCCAGATATTGCTCAAGTTCAAGTTCAAAATAAAGTTGAACAAATCTTATCAAAACTTCCTGATGATGTTCAAAGACAAGGAGTTAGAGTTTACAAATCTCAAACAGATTTTTTAATGCTTGCATCTGTTTATGACTCAACAGGAAAAGCAAATAGAACAGATATTAGTGATTTTTTAGTAAGTAATCTTCAAGATAGTATTGCAAGAATTGAAGGTGTTGGAGAAGTTACTGTTTATGGTGGACAGTATGCTATGAGAATATGGCTAGATCCTTATAAACTTGAAAAATATAATCTAATTCCTCTTGATATTCAAAATGCTATAAATGCTCAAAACTCACAAGCAAGTGCTGGAAGACTTGGAGCAATGCCAACTTTAGATAATCAACAACTTTCAGTTACGGTAACTGCAAGATCTATGTTTGAAAATGTTGATGAGTTTGAAAATATTATTTTAAAAACCTCTTTAGATGGAAGCAGTGTAAAAATAAAAGATGTAGCAAGAGTTGAGATTGGTGCTCAAAGCTACAACAATGTAACAGCTCTAAACGGTTACCCAGCAAGTGGTATCTCAATACAACTTGCAAGTGGTGCAAATGCTGTATCTACTTCAAAAAAAGTTAAAGAGTTTTTACAAAATGCTCAAACTTTTTTCCCAGAAGGGTACAAAGTAGCATATCCAAGAGATACAACTTTATTTATACAAGCATCTATTAATGAAGTTGTTAAAACTTTAATTGAAGCTATTATTTTAGTTGTTTTTGTAATGTTTTTGTTTTTAAAGAATTTTAGAGCAACTTTAATTCCAGCAATTGCAGTTCCTGTTGTAATTTTAGGAACATTTGCTATTTTAAATATTTTAGGTTTTACAATAAATACCTTAACAATGTTTGCTTTGGTTTTAGCAATTGGACTTTTGGTTGATGATGCTATTGTTGTTGTTGAAAATGTTGAAAGAAATATGAAAGAGTTAGGACTTAGTGCAAAAGAGGCAACAATTATATCAATGCAAGAGGTAACAAGTGCCTTAATTGGAATTACAACTGTTTTATCGGTTGTATTTTTACCTATGGCATTTTTTGGAGGAAGTACAGGGGTTATTTATCAACAATTCTCAGTTACAATAATCTCATCTATGGTTCTATCTGTTATTGTTGCACTTACATTAACTCCAGCACTTTGTGCAACAATTTTAAAACCTCATAGTGAAAAAAGTAGTGGGTTTATATTTAAATTTAATCAATATTTTGAAACTTTTACAAAAAAATATACATCTTGGATTGAAAAAATTATAAAACTTCCAAAAAGATGGGCTATTTTTTATCTTATTATTGTTGTAGTTGCAAGTTATATTTTTATAAAACTTCCAACAAGTTTTTTACCAAAAGAGGATCAAGGAAGCCTTATGGTTCAATACACTCTTCCTGTTGGTGCAGTTGCAAGTAGAACAGTTGATGTTGCAAATATTATTAGAGATTACTTTTTAAATGAAGAAAAAGAGGCTTTAAATACAATATTTACAATCTCAGGATTTAGTAGTAGAAGTAGTGGTCAAAATGTTGGAACAGCATTTATCTCTTTAAAAAGTTGGGATGAGAGAAATAGCAAAGAGTTACATGTAGATAGTATTAGTAAAAGAGCTATGATGGCATTTAACAATCCAAATAGCAAATATTTCATAAGAGATGCTAGAGTTTTTACAATAAATCCAAGTGTAATTCAAGGATTAGGAAGTAGCGATGGATTTGAGTTTCAGCTCTTAGCTAGTTCAAATATAAGTAGAGAAGAGTTAAGAGATGTAAAAGATGCTATTTTACAAGAGGCTAAAACAAATTCAAATATAAACTCTGTAAGAGCAGATGGTACAGAGGAGTCACCTCAGCTAAAAATATCTTATGATGTTCAAAAAGCACTATCTTTGGGCTTAAATCTAAGAGATATTGATACTACTTTAAGTGCTGCTTGGGGTGGAATTTATGTAAATGATTATATTGATAGAAATAGAATAAAAAGAGTCTATATTCAAGGTGATGCACCGTTTAGAAGTGCTCCTGAAGATTTGTATAAATGGAAAGTTAGAAATAGTGCTGGAACTATGACTCCTTTTAGTGAGTTTTCAAAATTCTCTTGGGAGTATGGACCTGAAGAGTTAACACGATTTAATGGATTTATGTCTTATGAGATTCAAGGAAGTGCTGCAACTGGAATTAGTTCAGGAGTTGCTATGAGCGAGATGGAAAAAATAGCAAATAAAAATGCAAATGGAACAATGTATGCGTATAGTGGATCTTCTTATCAAGAGAAAATTGCAAGTAATCAATCACTACTTTTATATGCAATTTCACTTTTAGTTGTCTTTTTATGTTTAGCAGCTCTTTATGAGAGTTGGAGTGTTCCATTCTCTGTTTTACTTGTAGTTCCTTTGGGAGTTTTAGGAGTTGTTTTAGCTGTTTATTTTAGAGATTTAAGCAATGATGTATATTTTCAAGTTGCACTTTTGGCAGTTATGGGACTTGCAAGTAAAAATGCAATCTTAATAGTTGAGTTTATAAATAGTGCATATAAAAATGGTATGAATTTAGTAGAAGCTTCAATTTTGGGAGCAAAACTAAGACTTAGACCAATAATTATGACCTCTTTAGCATTTATTGCAGGAATCATACCACTTGCTATTTCAAGTGGAGCAGGTGCTAATAGTAGAATTGCAATAGGAACTGCAATTTTAGGTGGAACATTAAGTGCTACTATTTTGGCAATATTTTTTGTACCACTATTTTATATATTTATAAAATCAATATTTAAAAAAGAGGCAAAAGATGTTTAA
- a CDS encoding diguanylate cyclase produces MDLVFKKLFKKGVSLKSTILLLFSTIGILLILVLAYQLLFYSKKLAISNINSRLDGIALNIQNSIKDVNNSSFSTVNTLALLNDQDRVKIYTNFLKSYPSLYAIYTGYEDNSFYEFINLRVDKNLISSYSAKDIDRWLLIKIDGKNSTKRELFFYDDDLNQTDYKIEPNSYLATKRPWFKDAKNSKEAIKTKPYTFSHIDSIGITYAKSIKNGKEVVAIDLLIADYLNSFKNHVDINKTELYLFDSDKLILSSLSKNSNSFNDFILNISDLKEFENTQIVEKDNKKFLIRIIKIDNNKQDNYLALIAEYKNILKPYNQEILWLLFVFIFTGLITIPLILYFSRVISKPIYSLVRQSKKIEKQDFNISKIDTSIQEISLLSCAFSNMSKSIYDYQTSLEEKILQRTKELYEKNEELERLSITDKLTGLYNRAKLDSVLNTEFEKAIRYNDIFSVIIMDIDFFKSVNDNFGHQIGDDVLKESAKILSSCIRTSDTLGRWGGEEFLIICPNSKQEDAIKLANRINIAIKQHTFSTYPKKVTMSLGVASYCSIFKKAEDIVASADIALYKAKQTGRDRVVGENDI; encoded by the coding sequence TTGGATTTAGTATTTAAAAAACTTTTTAAAAAAGGGGTTTCTTTAAAGAGTACCATTCTTCTACTTTTCTCAACAATTGGCATCTTATTAATTTTAGTTTTAGCTTATCAACTACTTTTTTATAGTAAAAAACTAGCAATTTCAAACATAAATTCAAGATTAGATGGAATTGCTTTAAATATTCAAAATTCAATAAAAGATGTCAACAATAGTAGCTTTAGTACAGTTAATACTTTGGCACTTTTAAATGATCAAGATAGAGTAAAAATTTATACAAACTTTTTAAAATCCTATCCAAGTTTATATGCAATTTATACAGGATATGAAGATAATAGTTTTTATGAATTTATAAATTTAAGAGTTGATAAGAATCTTATTAGCTCTTACAGTGCAAAAGATATTGATAGATGGCTTTTAATAAAAATCGATGGAAAAAATAGTACAAAAAGAGAGCTATTTTTTTATGATGATGACTTAAATCAAACAGATTATAAAATTGAGCCTAATTCATATCTTGCAACAAAAAGACCTTGGTTTAAAGATGCAAAAAATTCAAAAGAGGCTATAAAAACCAAACCATACACTTTTTCACACATTGATTCAATTGGAATAACTTATGCAAAATCTATTAAAAATGGCAAAGAGGTTGTTGCTATTGATCTATTAATTGCAGATTATCTTAATAGTTTCAAAAATCATGTAGATATAAATAAAACAGAGCTTTATTTGTTTGATTCAGATAAATTAATTCTATCTTCACTTTCAAAAAACAGTAACTCTTTTAATGATTTTATTCTAAATATATCAGATTTAAAAGAGTTTGAAAATACGCAAATTGTAGAAAAAGATAATAAAAAATTTCTTATTAGAATAATAAAAATTGATAATAACAAACAAGATAACTATTTAGCTTTAATTGCAGAATACAAAAATATTTTAAAACCATACAATCAAGAGATACTTTGGCTTCTTTTTGTATTTATTTTTACAGGATTAATTACTATTCCTTTAATATTGTACTTCTCAAGAGTTATTTCAAAGCCAATCTACTCTTTAGTAAGACAGAGCAAAAAAATAGAGAAACAAGATTTTAATATCTCAAAAATTGATACCTCTATTCAAGAAATTTCACTTTTATCTTGTGCTTTTTCAAATATGTCAAAATCAATTTATGATTATCAAACATCTCTTGAAGAGAAGATTCTTCAAAGAACAAAAGAGCTTTATGAGAAGAATGAAGAGTTAGAGAGATTATCTATTACAGATAAACTAACGGGACTTTATAATAGAGCAAAACTAGATAGTGTATTAAATACAGAGTTTGAAAAAGCTATAAGATACAATGATATTTTTAGTGTAATTATTATGGATATTGATTTTTTTAAATCTGTAAATGATAATTTTGGACATCAAATTGGAGATGATGTATTAAAAGAGTCTGCAAAAATTTTAAGCTCTTGCATTAGAACTAGCGATACTCTTGGTCGTTGGGGAGGAGAGGAGTTTTTAATAATTTGTCCAAATAGTAAACAAGAAGATGCTATTAAGCTTGCAAACAGAATAAATATTGCAATTAAACAGCACACTTTTTCAACTTATCCAAAAAAAGTTACTATGAGCTTAGGTGTTGCTTCATATTGTAGCATTTTTAAAAAAGCTGAAGATATAGTTGCATCTGCTGATATTGCACTTTACAAAGCAAAACAAACAGGAAGAGATAGAGTTGTTGGAGAAAATGATATTTAA
- a CDS encoding outer membrane protein — MKKLVTAGIVASTLLLTNASADTKWYAGVELGSASNKEKAEDSYGDSITWDNNYKDIKFVVGKGTGDDWYTQLYLSKITYDEIHWFSKDEDAIEIGVEAMKQFKVHEKVYPFLKFGLGIANMDTNQNIIVDSSISAVSLTLGAGVDFKVTENISILGGLDYNYKKWQDVEEVGTSYSIETTDSGTRFYVGANYRF, encoded by the coding sequence ATGAAAAAATTAGTTACAGCTGGAATAGTTGCAAGTACACTATTACTTACAAATGCGAGCGCAGATACAAAATGGTATGCAGGAGTTGAGCTAGGAAGTGCTTCAAATAAAGAAAAGGCCGAAGACTCTTATGGGGATTCAATTACTTGGGATAATAACTATAAAGATATTAAATTTGTTGTTGGAAAAGGTACAGGAGATGACTGGTACACTCAACTATACTTATCTAAAATAACTTATGATGAAATTCATTGGTTTTCAAAAGATGAGGATGCAATAGAGATTGGTGTTGAAGCTATGAAACAGTTTAAAGTACATGAAAAAGTTTATCCATTTTTAAAATTTGGTTTAGGTATTGCTAATATGGATACAAATCAAAATATAATTGTTGATAGCTCAATCTCTGCTGTTTCTCTAACTTTAGGTGCTGGAGTTGATTTTAAAGTTACTGAAAATATCTCTATTTTAGGTGGTTTGGATTATAACTATAAAAAGTGGCAAGATGTAGAGGAAGTTGGTACAAGTTACTCAATAGAAACTACAGATAGCGGTACAAGATTTTATGTAGGTGCAAACTATAGATTCTAA
- a CDS encoding efflux RND transporter periplasmic adaptor subunit: MKLFKIFIIFTVVLFFASCEKKAQVVESKPVEVGFINPKEQSLNLEIELFGRVKAKEIAQIRPQITGIIEKRVFTEGSFVNKGDILYQIDKLDYIANVNSAKASLNSAKATLLSTKAKNDRAKELLKFDGISKQEADDIEASYLQALALVNQREAELQSANINLQRCDIKAPISGYIGISNVTTGALVTANQTQELVDIKDSSSVYLDLTISYKEYLNLKNIVSFDTQNSSKVRLVLEDDSKIEKFGVLQSKELSVDPNSGTVTLRAVFENSDKSLLSGMMTKAYVQSSKKFDGFLIPQQAVLRDQKANPIITLINDDFTTTQKRVKILRAIDNFWLIEDRLNPNDKIIVEGLNKINRQSKVSIKDLNSIYEVKK, encoded by the coding sequence TTGAAACTTTTTAAAATCTTTATAATATTTACTGTTGTTTTGTTTTTTGCATCTTGCGAAAAAAAGGCTCAAGTAGTAGAGTCAAAACCAGTTGAAGTTGGATTTATAAATCCAAAAGAGCAATCTTTGAATTTAGAGATTGAACTTTTTGGAAGAGTAAAAGCTAAAGAGATAGCACAAATTAGACCACAAATAACTGGGATTATTGAAAAAAGAGTATTTACAGAGGGCTCTTTTGTAAACAAAGGTGATATTTTATACCAAATTGATAAACTTGATTATATAGCAAATGTAAATAGTGCAAAAGCATCTTTAAATAGTGCAAAAGCGACACTTCTAAGCACTAAAGCAAAAAATGATAGAGCAAAAGAGCTTTTAAAATTTGATGGTATTTCAAAACAAGAAGCCGATGATATAGAGGCTTCATATCTTCAAGCTTTGGCTTTAGTTAATCAAAGAGAGGCTGAACTTCAAAGTGCTAATATAAATCTACAAAGATGTGATATAAAAGCTCCAATAAGTGGATATATTGGAATTTCAAATGTCACAACAGGAGCACTTGTAACTGCAAATCAAACTCAAGAGCTTGTAGATATAAAAGATAGTAGTAGTGTATATTTAGATCTTACAATATCATATAAAGAGTATTTAAATCTAAAAAATATTGTAAGTTTTGATACACAAAATAGCTCAAAAGTAAGATTAGTTTTGGAAGATGATTCAAAAATTGAGAAATTTGGAGTTTTACAAAGCAAAGAGTTAAGTGTTGATCCAAATAGTGGAACAGTAACTTTAAGAGCTGTTTTTGAAAATAGTGACAAGAGCTTACTATCTGGAATGATGACAAAAGCTTATGTTCAAAGTAGTAAAAAGTTTGATGGATTTTTAATCCCTCAACAAGCTGTTTTAAGAGATCAAAAAGCAAATCCAATAATAACTTTAATAAATGATGATTTTACAACTACTCAAAAAAGAGTTAAGATTTTAAGAGCTATTGATAATTTTTGGTTGATTGAAGATAGATTAAATCCAAATGATAAAATTATAGTTGAGGGACTTAATAAAATAAATAGACAAAGCAAAGTCTCTATAAAAGATTTAAATAGTATTTATGAAGTTAAAAAATGA
- a CDS encoding efflux transporter outer membrane subunit: protein MFKYLYISLLALIFTACSMQPKLNLDEKELIQSSFKDYEKSDKKSFEKLDSSDFILDESLKKIVNLALLNNKDLNIALLKIDRAKALYGIETSKLFPSVNANGSLNRSDRNNNISSNYEANLAASFELDLFGKNQSLNLAAKNSFLATKYAYNSTKLVLISQTISSYFNLLSNIENRNLATKILENLNEVYTLTSKKYSIGASSKDEMLASLASLKEMENRILDFENEIEKSINALELLISSKLPDDILKNSFLDSLYLKSLDYNIDSNVLLNRPDIKEYEFKLKEKNANIGAARAAFFPTISLTASTGYASSSLDGLFNSNNSFWEFRPSITLPIFSAGANIKRLKYSKVEQEIALKEYQRSIQTAFKEVNDALAIRKNIDLKVKNHKELLEALENSYNIALNSYKIGHGSYLNMLISQRAFINAKINHTNLYKDELENRVLLFKVLGGELN from the coding sequence ATGTTTAAATATCTTTATATCTCTCTTCTTGCTCTAATTTTTACAGCTTGTTCAATGCAACCAAAACTAAATTTAGATGAAAAAGAGTTGATTCAAAGCAGCTTTAAAGATTACGAAAAGAGCGACAAAAAAAGTTTTGAAAAGCTTGATAGTAGTGATTTTATTTTGGATGAATCATTAAAAAAGATTGTAAATCTAGCACTTTTAAATAATAAAGATTTAAATATTGCCTTACTTAAAATAGATAGAGCCAAAGCTTTGTATGGAATTGAGACTTCAAAACTTTTTCCAAGTGTTAATGCAAATGGCTCTTTAAACAGAAGTGATAGAAACAACAATATAAGTAGCAATTATGAGGCAAATTTAGCAGCCTCTTTTGAGCTTGATCTATTTGGTAAAAATCAAAGCCTAAACCTTGCAGCAAAAAATAGCTTTTTGGCTACAAAATATGCTTACAATAGTACAAAATTAGTTCTGATTTCTCAAACAATCTCTAGCTACTTTAATCTTTTAAGCAATATTGAAAATAGAAATTTAGCTACTAAAATATTAGAAAATCTAAATGAAGTCTATACTCTAACTTCAAAAAAATATAGTATTGGAGCATCAAGCAAAGATGAGATGTTAGCATCACTGGCTAGCCTAAAAGAGATGGAAAATAGGATTTTGGATTTTGAAAATGAGATAGAAAAGAGTATAAATGCTCTTGAGCTTCTAATCTCTTCTAAACTTCCAGATGATATTTTGAAAAATAGTTTTTTAGACTCTTTATATCTAAAATCTTTAGACTATAATATTGACTCAAATGTTTTACTAAACAGACCTGATATAAAAGAGTATGAGTTTAAATTAAAAGAGAAAAATGCAAATATAGGAGCTGCTAGAGCTGCATTTTTTCCAACTATTTCACTAACTGCAAGTACAGGATATGCAAGCTCTTCTTTGGATGGATTATTTAATAGCAACAATAGTTTTTGGGAATTTAGACCATCAATTACTCTTCCAATTTTTAGTGCAGGTGCAAATATAAAAAGATTAAAATACTCAAAAGTTGAGCAAGAAATTGCACTAAAAGAGTACCAAAGATCTATACAAACAGCTTTTAAAGAGGTTAATGATGCTTTGGCTATAAGAAAAAATATAGATTTAAAAGTAAAAAATCATAAAGAGCTTTTAGAAGCTTTAGAAAATAGTTACAACATAGCATTAAACTCTTATAAAATAGGACATGGAAGCTACTTAAATATGCTTATATCTCAAAGAGCATTTATAAATGCAAAAATAAATCACACAAATTTATATAAAGATGAGTTAGAAAACAGAGTTTTACTATTTAAAGTTTTGGGTGGAGAGTTAAATTAA
- a CDS encoding multidrug effflux MFS transporter has protein sequence MKKSTSHIYLIILLSILSSVAPIATDTYLPSIPEIAKYFDVNIHKIELSLSIFLIGFAVGQIFGGPISDRYGRRFGSILGLIGFAFFSFLIIFSSNVYELWIYRFLEAFFGGITVVNAAAAVRDRFKGQEAAKVFSLIGIIRSIAPLLAPVFGALIIHFYPWEGIFVFLTIYSLFVAFLVYKDLPESFVKSDQKVLESYKSVLTHKKAMKAMLVLAISFGGFFILIAKTSFIYIEYFGIKTDYFPLFFGINFIILMFMIKVNVNLLKKYNALSIVKFAILFQIVVGLIFILIHQNITLIQTVIVLAAYMSMMAFVFGNCMAIALEHFSKNAGVASGVIGVLQFGLGALISSIALYFDDNGFFIIAFSITLLSFISYLIIRSYKA, from the coding sequence ATGAAAAAATCAACTAGCCATATATATTTAATTATTCTATTATCTATTTTATCTTCAGTTGCTCCAATAGCAACAGATACTTATCTTCCATCAATTCCTGAAATTGCAAAATATTTTGATGTAAATATACATAAAATTGAACTATCTTTATCGATATTTTTAATAGGTTTTGCAGTTGGACAGATTTTTGGTGGACCAATTTCTGATAGATACGGAAGAAGATTTGGTTCTATTTTAGGACTTATTGGTTTTGCTTTTTTTAGTTTTTTAATAATATTTAGTTCAAATGTTTATGAACTTTGGATATATAGATTTTTAGAGGCATTTTTTGGAGGAATTACAGTTGTAAATGCAGCTGCTGCTGTAAGAGATAGATTTAAAGGGCAAGAGGCTGCAAAGGTATTTTCATTGATTGGGATTATTAGAAGTATTGCACCTTTATTGGCTCCTGTTTTTGGTGCTTTAATAATACATTTTTATCCATGGGAAGGTATTTTTGTATTTCTAACAATATACTCTTTATTTGTAGCATTTTTAGTCTACAAAGATTTGCCAGAGAGTTTTGTAAAAAGTGACCAAAAAGTTTTAGAGTCCTATAAATCTGTTCTAACACACAAAAAAGCTATGAAAGCTATGTTGGTACTTGCTATTAGTTTTGGAGGTTTTTTTATATTAATCGCCAAAACATCATTTATATATATTGAATATTTTGGAATAAAAACAGACTATTTTCCACTATTTTTTGGAATAAATTTTATTATTTTAATGTTTATGATAAAAGTAAATGTAAATCTTCTTAAAAAATATAATGCTTTGAGTATTGTAAAATTTGCAATACTTTTTCAAATAGTTGTTGGATTAATTTTTATTTTAATTCACCAAAATATAACTTTGATTCAAACTGTTATTGTTTTGGCTGCTTATATGAGTATGATGGCTTTTGTTTTTGGAAATTGTATGGCAATTGCTCTTGAGCACTTCTCAAAAAATGCTGGAGTTGCTAGTGGAGTTATTGGTGTTTTACAGTTTGGTTTGGGAGCACTTATCTCATCTATTGCGCTATATTTTGATGATAATGGATTTTTTATAATAGCTTTTAGTATAACTTTATTATCTTTTATCTCTTACTTAATAATTAGAAGCTATAAAGCTTAA